A single region of the Brassica rapa cultivar Chiifu-401-42 chromosome A03, CAAS_Brap_v3.01, whole genome shotgun sequence genome encodes:
- the LOC117132400 gene encoding polycomb group protein EMBRYONIC FLOWER 2-like: MSDNPLIMRKTSSCSRWIDQMHNEYFCAHMSEEEKIAAEESFKAYINPTELYMKLQDRAKKNPLFLQRSLSYKIEAKHQRRIQMTVSLSDSIETQKLFPLYVFLARLVSPEPTAEYSAVYKFSRTCSIPGGVDGKANFLLPEMDRLALKAGSVDLLFISFAGEQNFDSSKIRSGNIGGHCFLSKIPLETLYSSWKKYPNMGLGERATSVSLVEMQPYFLQLKCIMSEQCVEIQVPRNPLTSSSPQQVQVTISAQEVGATENPPYRSSFSFNDFPASSVVLPINRLRKGQVAFNYRYYNNKLQKTEVTGDFTCPICSVKCASFKGLECHMPSTHDLFNFEFWVNEKYPAVNVSLKSEVTFTETNKGDPNARLEPYPFSSMKSSRRKQKTPVRNPRPRPIKTDDAADSVKCEKSQTVPPGMGPADLQMMNMWNSFMKKHRVITGGCIACGCEAFSKLHGPFLVRNLDLLWCWKKYIWTLKIYGRLDAQTLNNCMVLFEQLAN, translated from the exons ATGTCAGACAATCCTCTCATCATGCGTAAAACCTCGTC TTGTTCCAGATGGATAGATCAGATGCACAATGAATACTTCTGTGCGCACATGTCGGAAGAAGAGAAGATTGCTGCTGAAGAGAGCTTCAAAGCGTATATCAATCCTACTGAACTCTACATGAAACTTCAGGATCGTGCTAAAAAGAAT CCCTTGTTTCTTCAGCGATCTTTGAGTTATAAGATTGAGGCCAAACATCAAAGGAG AATACAAATGACTGTGTCCCTTTCGGACAGTATAGAGACTCAAAAATTGTTCCCTCTATATGTTTTTCTGGCAAGACTCGTTTCTCCTGAGCCTACTGCAGAG TATTCTGCAGTATATAAGTTCAGTCGAACATGTAGCATACCTGGTGGGGTTGATGGAAAAGCCAACTTTCTTCTCCCTGAAATGGACAGACTCGCTTTGAAGGCAGGATCAGTGGATTTATTATTTATCAGCTTTG CTGGTGAGCAAAATTTTGATTCAAGCAAGATCCGTTCAG GCAACATAGGAGGACATTGCTTCCTGAGCAAAATACCCTTGGAAACTCTCTATTCGTCCTGGAAGAAATATCCAAATATGGGCTTGGGAGAGAGAGCAACTTCAGTCTCTCTCGTTGAAATGCAGCCTTACTTTTTACAG CTAAAGTGTATAATGAGTGAGCAGTGTGTCGAGATTCAGGTTCCCAGAAACCCCCTCACCTCG AGCTCACCACAGCAAGTCCAAGTCACCATATCTGCACAAGAGGTTGGAGCAACGGAAAATCCTCCTTATCGTTCTTCATTTTCATTTAATGACTTCCCTGCCTCTTCGGTAGTGTTGCCAATTAACAG GTTGAGAAAAGGACAAGTTGCTTTCAATTACAGatattataacaacaaactACAGAAAACTGAAG TAACTGGAGACTTCACTTGTCCAATCTGCTCAGTAAAATGTGCCAGTTTTAAG ggCCTGGAGTGTCACATGCCATCAACCCATGATCTCTTCAATTTCGAATTTTGG GTAAATGAAAAATATCCGGCTGTAAATGTGTCTCTCAAGAGTGAGGTAACGTTCACCGAG aCTAATAAGGGCGACCCTAACGCAAGGCTGGAACCATACCCTTTCTC CTCAATGAAATCCAGCCGTAGGAAGCAGAAGACTCCGGTAAGGAACCCAAGGCCGAGGCCAATTAAGACTGACG ATGCTGCTGACTCTGTTAAATGTGAGAAGAGCCAAACAGTTCCTCCAGGAATGGGTCCTGCAGACTTGCAAATGATGAACATGTGGAACTCTTTTATGAAGAAGCACCG AGTTATCACAGGTGGTTGCATCGCATGTGGATGTGAGGCGTTCTCAAAACTACACGGACCCTTCTTGGTCCGAAATCTGGACTTGCTCTG GTGCTGGAAAAAGTATATCTGGACACTGAAGATTTATGGCCGCCTTGACGCCCAAACCTTGAACAACTGTATGGTGCTTTTCGAACAGCTTGCAAATTGA
- the LOC103857192 gene encoding polycomb group protein EMBRYONIC FLOWER 2-like encodes MPVNPLIIRKTSSMIDQTHMEYFREHMSDEEKIAAQESLKATYRPPIEFYLFFQRRAIKNPLFLQRSLKYKTEAKRQRRIQMTLFLPGSKDAAGVETQELFPLFIMLARLVSSKTTAKSSSAIYKFSRACILTGDDGVSQPQANFLLPRMDRLALDAKSGSLVILFISFAGAQNSQSGIDSSKIHSGNIGGHCLWSKIPLESLYSSWKEYPNMDLGEKATSVSLVEMQPCFLQLMSMSEKFVEIQVPSNPLTSSSPQQVQVTISAQEVGATENPPYRSSFSFSDFPASSVVLPIHRLRKGQVAFNYSYYNNKLQKTEVTGDFTCPLCKVKCASFKGLECHIATHDFFNFEFWVNEKYPAVNVSLNEVTLTETSKCFKKEKKGDPNARLEPYPFSSMKSSRRKQKTPARNPWPRPIKTDDAADSVKSEKSQIPPGGAESSSQTVPPGMGPADLQMMNMWNSFMKKHRVITGGCIACGCEAFSKLHGPFLVRNLDLLWCWKKYIWTLKIYGRLDAQTLNNCMVLFEQLPVEDTEAFILS; translated from the exons ATGCCAGTCAATCCTCTCATCATTCGTAAAACCTCTTC AATGATAGATCAGACGCACATGGAATACTTCCGTGAGCATATGTCTGACGAGGAGAAGATTGCTGCTCAGGAGAGCCTCAAAGCAACGTATCGCCCGCCTATAGAGTTCTACCTCTTTTTCCAGCGTCGTGCTATTAAGAAT CCCTTGTTTCTTCAGCGAAGTTTGAAATATAAGACTGAAGCCAAACGTCAAAggag AATACAAATGACTTTGTTCCTTCCGGGCAGTAAAGATGCTGCTGGTGTAGAAACTCAAGAACTCTTTCCTCTTTTTATTATGCTGGCAAGACTCGTTTCTTCTAAGACTACCGCAAAG TCGTCTTCTGCAATATATAAGTTCAGTCGAGCATGTATCCTAACTGGGGATGATGGAGTTAGTCAACCTCAAGCCAACTTTCTTCTCCCTCGAATGGATAGACTCGCGTTGGATGCAAAATCAGGATCACTCGTTATCTTATTTATCAGCTTTG CTGGTGCGCAAAATTCTCAATCTGGCATTGATTCAAGCAAGATCCATTCAG GAAACATAGGTGGACATTGCCTATGGAGCAAAATACCCTTGGAATCTCTCTATTCTTCGTGGAAGGAATATCCAAATATGGACTTGGGAGAGAAAGCAACTTCAGTCTCTCTTGTTGAAATGCAGCCTTGCTTTTTACAG CTAATGTCTATGAGTGAGAAGTTTGTCGAGATTCAGGTTCCCAGCAATCCCCTCACCTCG AGCTCACCGCAGCAAGTCCAAGTCACCATATCTGCACAAGAGGTTGGAGCAACGGAAAATCCTCCTTATCGTTCTTCATTTTCATTTAGTGACTTCCCTGCCTCTTCAGTAGTGTTGCCAATTCACAG GTTGAGAAAAGGACAAGTAGCTTTCAATTACAGTTACTATAACAACAAATTACAGAAAACTGAAG TAACTGGAGACTTTACTTGTCCATTGTGCAAAGTAAAATGTGCCAGTTTTAAG GGCCTGGAATGTCACATTGCAACCCATGATTTCTTCAATTTCGAATTTTGG GTAAATGAAAAATATCCGGCTGTAAATGTGTCTCTCAATGAGGTAACGTTAACCGAG ACTAgtaagtgtttcaaaaaagaaaaaaaaggcgACCCTAACGCAAGGCTGGAACCATACCCTTTCTC CTCAATGAAATCCAGCCGTAGGAAGCAGAAGACTCCGGCAAGGAACCCATGGCCGAGGCCAATTAAGACTGACG ATGCTGCTGACTCTGTTAAAAGTGAGAAGAGCCAAATACCACCTGGGGGTGCTGAGTCGTCTAGTCAAACAGTTCCTCCAGGAATGGGTCCTGCAGACTTGCAAATGATGAACATGTGGAACTCTTTTATGAAGAAGCACCG AGTTATCACAGGTGGTTGCATCGCATGTGGATGTGAGGCGTTCTCAAAACTGCACGGACCCTTCTTGGTCCGAAATCTGGACTTGCTCTG GTGCTGGAAAAAGTATATCTGGACACTGAAGATTTATGGGCGCCTTGACGCCCAAACCTTGAACAACTGTATGGTGCTTTTCGAACAGCTTCCAGTTGAAGACACAGAAGCCtttattttaagttaa
- the LOC117132403 gene encoding LOW QUALITY PROTEIN: GTPase Der-like (The sequence of the model RefSeq protein was modified relative to this genomic sequence to represent the inferred CDS: deleted 1 base in 1 codon; substituted 1 base at 1 genomic stop codon) yields the protein MTSPEIATTYYQGQIYSSKDAIGALGDLRFNVLDSAGIEPKFFFFFXTEVSSGTILGRTTSMTANVLARTQFAVLIIDVRAGLHPLDLEVGKWLSKHAPQIKPIVVMNKSESIGESLAEVASEALALGFGEPTAISAETGLGMTALYEVLHPLLEDYMVQTLKRK from the exons ATGACATCCCCTGAAATTGCAACCACCTACTATCAGGGCCAAATCTATAGCAGCAAGGATGCTATCGGAGCT TTAGGTGACTTGAGGTTCAATGTTTTGGACTCTGCTGGTATTGAG ccgaagttttttttttttttttagaccGAAGTTTCTTCTGGTACTATTCTTGGGAGAACCACATCTATGACTGCTAATGTTCTTGCAAGGACTCAGTTTGCAGTTCTTATTATCGACGTGAG GGCAGGTTTGCATCCGTTGGATTTGGAAGTTGGTAAATGGCTGAGCAAGCATGCGCCACAAATTAAGCCTATAGTAGTGATGAACAAATCGGAGTCTATTGGTGAATCTCTTGCTGAAGTTGCTTCTGAGGCTCTTGCGCTTGGATTCGGTGAGCCTACTGCTATCTCGGCTGAGACAGGACTTGGGATGACAGCACTTTATGAAGTTCTCCATCCTTTACTAGAGGATTACATGGTCCAAACCTTAAAACGGAAATAA
- the LOC117132401 gene encoding GTPase Der-like — MNFIVVYSDRCTQDDVPSDENLSEEDESKLPLQLAIVGRPNVGKSTLLNALLEEERVLVGPEAGLTRDAVRVQYEFQGRTVYMVDTAGWLERTERDKGPASLNIMQSRKSLMRAHIVALVLDAEEIIKSQRSMAHSEVVIAKRAVEEGRGLVIIVNKMDCLGGKQNSEMYKKIKEAVPIEVQAVIPQITGIPVVFTSALEGRERLQVMNEVNGKYTRWCSRLSLVASTAG, encoded by the exons ATGAACTTCATAGTCGTATATTCAGATAGATGTACTCAAGATGATGTTCCAAGTGATGAGAACCTCTCTGAAGAAGATGAGTCCAAGTTGCCATTGCAGTTAGCTATTGTGGGTAGGCCTAACGTTGGGAAATCAACATTGCTAAATGCATTGTTGGAAGAAGAGCGTGTGTTGGTGGGTCCAGAAGCTGGTCTCACTAGAGATGCTGTGAGAGTTCAATACGAGTTTCAGGGCAGGACTGTCTATATG GTTGACACTGCTGGTTGGTTAGAGAGAACAGAGCGAGACAAAGGACCAGCGTCTTTAAATATCATGCAGTCAAGAAAGAGTCTGATGCGTGCACATATTGTCGCTTTAGTTCTCGATGCTGAAGAG ATCATAAAATCTCAACGCAGTATGGCACATTCAGAAGTAGTTATAGCTAAACGGGCTGTAGAAGAAGGACGTGGTTTAGTCATTATCGTTAACAAAATGGATTGTCTAGGAGGGAAACAAAACTCTGAGATGTACAAGAAAATCAAAGAAGCTGTTCCCATTGAAGTTCAGGCAGTTATTCCACAG ATTACAGGAATACCTGTTGTGTTCACCTCTGCATTAGAGGGAAGAGAACGTTTACAAGTAATGAACGAAGTCAATGGCAAATACACGAGATGGTGCTCTAGACTTTCACTGGTCGCCTCAACCGCTGGTTAA
- the LOC103857193 gene encoding putative defensin-like protein 225 → MRYNVMFMVSCVLTFLVLNNAKEVEAIKKFGCKIGNNFQGTCGNNGKSACVNDFKKFRGFPNNIGIRCDCSDRPNIPGIPPSRKCACQHDC, encoded by the exons ATGAGATATAATGTTATGTTTATGGTTTCTTGTGTTCTCACATTTCTCGTTCTAAATAATGCTAAAG AGGTGGAAGccataaaaaaatttggatgcaAAATCGGAAACAATTTTCAAGGAACATGCGGAAATAATGGAAAGAGTGCATGTGTAAacgattttaaaaaatttcgtGGGTTTCCAAATAATATTGGAATACGTTGTGACTGTTCTGATCGACCTAACATCCCTGGTATACCTCCCAGTCGTAAATGTGCATGTCAACATGATTGCTAA
- the LOC103857194 gene encoding ankyrin repeat-containing protein At5g02620 — translation MDAFETHQPREIATHPLHNSFSPRSEEYVVAGKFPRERSSVFDLDKDGSSPLHAAAAAGQVETVRAILGIDKKLCRLKGRDGKTPLHVAAMRGKTDVIREIVSSCVDCVEDETVQGQTALHLAVMHQEIGAVVAIVELITEMNQIEVLYKKDEQGNTALHLATWRKNRQVIEVLVEAIPEESKTFEVNAMNKMGLSALDLLVMFPSEAGDREIYEKLIQAGAQRGSDIGTTTNIQRTTSSTSACQERAMESQSHKDLVKYFTFKKHRDSPSEARSALLVVASLVATATFQASLTPPGGTWQDSYTPDVSQNATSQQPHIAGQSIMGTFNGIAFTLFVFFNTIGFSVSLSMLNILTLGFPLRFQLQICMMAMYFSHNTAMTSVAPDHVKLYCVLITSILAAATPALMRLLEKPIAMLCQLWDSMLQKICCQ, via the exons ATGGATGCTTTTGAGACTCATCAACCGAGAGAGATCGCGACTCATCCTCTGCATAACTCCTTTAGTCCCAGGAGTGAAGAGTATGTCGTGGCCGGGAAGTTTCCACGGGAGAGGTCATCAGTCTTTGATTTGGACAAAGATGGTTCTAGCCCTCTGCATGCGGCTGCAGCAGCCGGCCAAGTAGAGACCGTGAGGGCAATTTTGGGAATCGACAAGAAACTTTGCAGGCTTAAAGGTAGAGATGGAAAGACTCCACTTCATGTGGCAGCGATGAGAGGCAAAACCGATGTGATCAGAGAGATTGTCTCCAGCTGCGTTGATTGCGTAGAAGATGAGACGGTTCAAGGTCAAACTGCTTTGCATCTCGCTGTTATGCACCAAGAGATCGGAGCGGTGGTAGCTATTGTTGAGTTGATCACGGAGATGAATCAAATTGAAGTGTTGTACAAGAAAGATGAACAGGGTAACACTGCTCTTCATCTAGCTACCTGGAGAAAAAATCGCCAG GTGATTGAAGTGTTGGTTGAGGCAATACCAGAAGAGTCTAAGACATTTGAGGTGAATGCAATGAACAAGATGGGTCTCTCTGCACTGGATTTGCTGGTTATGTTTCCGAGCGAAGCAGGCGATAGAGAAATCTATGAGAAACTTATCCAAGCTGGAGCTCAAAGAGGGAGCGATATAGGTACCACCACCAATATCCAAAGAACCACTTCTTCAACTTCCGCTTGCCAAGAGAGAGCAATGGAGTCACAAAGCCATAAAGATCTCGTGAAATACTTCACTTTCAAAAAGCACAGAGACTCGCCATCAGAGGCACGCAGCGCTTTACTGGTGGTGGCTTCGCTCGTCGCGACAGCCACCTTCCAGGCCAGCCTGACTCCACCAGGTGGAACCTGGCAAGATAGCTACACACCTGATGTTTCCCAGAACGCAACTAGCCAACAACCTCATATAGCAGGGCAGTCTATCATGGGGACATTCAACGGAATCGCTTTCACTTTGTTCGTCTTCTTTAACACGATTGGGTTTTCGGTTTCGCTTTCAATGCTCAATATTCTCACCCTGGGGTTCCCGTTGCGGTTCCAGCTTCAGATCTGTATGATGGCTATGTACTTCTCCCACAACACGGCCATGACCAGCGTGGCGCCAGATCATGTGAAGCTTTACTGCGTTCTCATCACGTCCATCCTTGCTGCTGCCACTCCAGCTTTGATGAGGTTGCTTGAGAAGCCTATTGCCATGCTCTGTCAATTATGGGACTCCATGTTACAGAAAATCTGTTGTCAGTAG
- the LOC103857195 gene encoding uncharacterized protein LOC103857195 — protein MPSTFSKPTSPSSPNNSPLSRASSEADLRLREAEERLRDAMAELQRRQRSAARGSHADLCDHADVSCVANAIGNLCQSFLLSYGVRVGIGILLRAFKLARGHSYSSLLDLKQLVSETDLIVREEACRIGLLFGGFTGSYHLLRCCLRKWRKKETPLNSVLAGSIAGLSILALDDSTQRRTLALYLLARLGQAAYNSAKSKNKFHLWGSHWRHGDSLLFSVACAQVMYAFIMRPETLPKSYREFIQKTGPVARPVYQAVRECCRGGPIDVASLSAYISSKNEASDVEVEEFASIIPCSAIHPNTNSCLAQNANAMSATFKKTFPLYFSLTFVPYVVLNLQRFVASPYRTSWHSIRDSVRSTSFLSAFVGIFQAFICAHRKVASKDHKIVYWFAGGVAALSVMLEKKPRRSELALYVLPRAGDSLWEILVNRHVLPDIKNAEVAMFCACMGGIMYYLEHEPDTLAPFLRGLIRRFLASQISNSSSKNRQSSSYVYRQSLDALEKPKPPPESGEGEAQKAEEKYNLEAIPGL, from the exons atgcCTTCGACCTTCTCCAAGCCGACTTCTCCCTCTTCTCCCAACAATTCTCCTCTCTCCCGCGCCTCCTCCGAGGCCGACCTCCGTCTCCGCGAGGCCGAGGAGCGGCTTCGCGACGCCATGGCCGAGCTCCAGCGCAGACAGCGCTCCGCCGCGCGTGGCTCCCACGCCGATCTCTGCGATCACGCCGACGTCTCCTGCGTCGCCAATGCCATCGGCAATCTCTGCCAGAGCTTCCTCCTCTCCTACGGCGTCAGGGTCGGCATCGGGATCCTTCTCCGCGCTTTCAAGCTCGCTCGAGGCCACTCTTATTCCTCTCTTCTCGATCTCAAG CAACTCGTCTCGGAGACGGATTTGATTGTTAGGGAAGAAGCGTGTCGTATTGGTCTCCTTTTCGGTGGCTTTACTGGCTCCTATCACTTACTTAGATGCTGTTTGAGGAAGTGGAGAAAGAAAGAGACGCCCTTGAATTC AGTCTTAGCAGGTTCGATTGCGGGTTTGTCTATCCTGGCTTTAGATGATTCCACCCAGCGCCGCACACTTGCTCTATACCTCTTGGCTAGATTAGGCCAG GCGGCTTACAACTCCGCAAAGTCAAAGAACAAGTTCCATCTTTGGGGAAGCCATTGGAGACATGGAGATTCTTTACTTTTTTCTGTCGCTTGTGCCCAG GTTATGTATGCTTTTATAATGCGTCCTGAAACCTTGCCAAAATCATATAGAGAGTTTATTCAGAAGACAGGACCAGTTGCAAGGCCTGTCTACCAGGCTGTGAGAGAATGCTGCAGAGGTGGTCCAATCGATGTAGCTTCCTTATCAGCCTATATCTCTAGTAAAAACGAAGCCAGTGACGTAGAGGTGGAAGAGTTTGCTTCCATCATCCCTTGTTCAGCTATTCATCCAAACACTAACTCGTGCCTGGCTCAAAATGCTAACGCAATGTCAGCTACATTCAAGAAAACATTCCCTTTATACTTCTCCCTCACATTCGTCCCATATGTTGTTCTAAACCTACAAAGG TTCGTGGCTTCTCCTTACCGGACATCTTGGCATTCAATCAGAGATTCAGTTAGATCAACTTCCTTCTTGTCTGCTTTTGTTGGGATTTTTCAG GCTTTCATATGTGCCCATAGAAAAGTTGCATCCAAGGACCACAAGATCGTTTACTGGTTCGCGGGTGGTGTAGCGGCCCTCTCGGTTATGCTGGAGAAAAAACCGAGACGCTCTGAGCTTGCTCTATACGTTCTTCCCCGAGCAGGAGATTCACTGTGGGAGATACTTGTCAACCGCCACGTTCTTCCTGATATTAAGAACGCTGAG GTGGCTATGTTCTGTGCATGTATGGGAGGAATCATGTATTACCTAGAGCATGAACCCGATACGTTGGCTCCATTTCTGAGGGGGCTCATCCGAAGGTTTCTTGCTAGTCAAATAAGCAATTCTAGCAGTAAAAACCGGCAAAGCTCTTCCTATGTGTATCGCCAGAGTCTAGATGCGTTGGAGAAGCCGAAACCGCCTCCAGAGAGTGGGGAAGGCGAAGCTCAAAAAGCTGAAGAGAAGTACAACCTGGAGGCTATTCCTGGTCTTTAG